A region from the Geobacillus vulcani PSS1 genome encodes:
- a CDS encoding helix-turn-helix transcriptional regulator, with product MEQALKITSVLSDPTRFHIYEYIAKVHREVSVQEIAEKFHIHPNVARLHLTKLEDVRMVVSDTQKTGKGGRPSRLYRLSDEVIGLYFPFRDYQLLARIAIQTMAKLGSIGSEALRETGKQFGRELIASRLPHNGTASTLTMADKIAIIEEAAETAGFLPQLHYDEEKEVLYLDIFNCPFKEIAAQAPDTVCSMHHAFLEGMVETLFARAEVTETENMMKGGHRCAYRIVICP from the coding sequence ATGGAACAAGCGCTGAAAATCACAAGCGTATTGTCTGACCCGACAAGATTTCATATTTATGAATATATAGCAAAAGTTCATCGCGAAGTTTCTGTTCAAGAAATCGCAGAAAAATTCCATATCCATCCAAACGTTGCCCGCTTGCACTTAACGAAGCTTGAAGACGTTCGCATGGTTGTATCGGATACGCAAAAAACGGGAAAAGGCGGACGGCCGAGCCGGCTGTACCGCTTGTCCGACGAAGTGATCGGGCTGTACTTTCCGTTCCGCGATTATCAACTCCTCGCCCGCATTGCCATTCAAACGATGGCCAAACTCGGTTCCATTGGAAGCGAGGCGTTGCGTGAAACAGGAAAGCAGTTCGGCCGTGAGCTCATCGCCAGCCGTTTGCCGCATAACGGCACAGCGAGCACGCTCACCATGGCGGACAAAATCGCCATAATAGAAGAAGCGGCCGAAACGGCTGGATTTTTGCCGCAATTGCACTATGATGAAGAAAAAGAAGTGCTATACCTCGATATTTTCAACTGCCCGTTCAAAGAAATCGCCGCGCAAGCACCTGATACCGTCTGCAGCATGCACCACGCCTTTTTGGAGGGAATGGTCGAGACGCTGTTTGCCCGTGCTGAAGTAACGGAAACGGAAAATATGATGAAAGGCGGCCACCGCTGCGCCTACCGCATAGTCATCTGTCCGTGA
- the comGG gene encoding competence type IV pilus minor pilin ComGG, translated as MGRQNGVIFPIVAVVALLLAFSVTHVLLLYEAERQAAYEAQQAAEADELVQMAVFDVKERIASADPSTAGEAGEWTYPRGMAAYRWGREDAAHVRVSLSIRSASGLRRVVMFTVTLPALHIVEWSEQND; from the coding sequence ATGGGTCGACAAAATGGCGTCATTTTTCCGATTGTGGCTGTTGTTGCTTTGTTGCTTGCCTTTTCTGTCACGCATGTCTTGCTCCTCTATGAAGCGGAGCGACAGGCGGCTTATGAGGCCCAGCAGGCAGCTGAAGCGGATGAGCTTGTGCAGATGGCCGTGTTTGACGTAAAAGAACGCATCGCATCTGCTGATCCGTCGACCGCGGGAGAGGCTGGGGAATGGACCTATCCGCGTGGAATGGCCGCCTATCGGTGGGGGCGGGAAGATGCAGCACACGTCCGGGTTTCTTTGTCCATCCGTTCGGCTTCTGGGCTGAGGCGCGTTGTCATGTTTACTGTCACGCTTCCGGCGCTTCATATTGTCGAATGGAGCGAGCAAAACGATTAA
- the comGA gene encoding competence type IV pilus ATPase ComGA: MLNEIEQTANRLLAEAVQRRASDLHLVPRRRDAAVRLRLDGTLVDVGVLPKETAERLIAHFKFLAGMDIGERRRPQSGAMEVAEFGETVHLRLSTLPTLYDESLVIRLLPQRLSLPLRELSLFFRSTARLFSFMQHPQGLVLLTGPTGSGKTTTLYTLLDLCQAEKQRNIITLEDPIEKQNERLLQVQINEKAGITYAAGLKAALRHDPDVLMVGEIRDHDTAAIAIRSALSGHLVVSTMHAADAVGAVYRLHEFGIPLGDLAETLLAVSAQRLVELCCPLCGDDCHPSCGRLGRRRRTAVYELLCGSALEDVICSLSNERGKPKRSYMTLARLIRKGIALGYLPVRTLEHVGGGER; the protein is encoded by the coding sequence GTGCTGAACGAGATTGAACAAACGGCAAACCGCCTTCTCGCCGAAGCGGTGCAGCGCCGCGCCTCGGATCTTCACCTCGTTCCGCGCCGCCGCGATGCCGCTGTTCGTCTTCGGCTTGATGGCACACTGGTCGATGTCGGCGTGCTTCCGAAAGAAACGGCGGAACGTCTCATCGCCCACTTTAAATTTTTAGCCGGCATGGACATCGGGGAACGACGCCGTCCGCAAAGCGGCGCCATGGAAGTGGCTGAGTTTGGGGAAACGGTGCATCTGCGTTTATCGACATTGCCGACGCTCTACGATGAAAGCCTCGTCATTCGGCTTCTGCCGCAGCGCCTCTCGTTGCCACTTCGCGAACTATCCTTATTCTTCCGCTCCACCGCACGATTATTTTCCTTCATGCAGCATCCGCAAGGACTCGTGCTGTTGACCGGCCCGACGGGGTCGGGAAAAACGACGACCCTGTACACCCTTCTTGATCTTTGCCAAGCTGAAAAGCAACGCAACATCATCACGCTTGAAGATCCGATCGAAAAACAGAACGAACGATTGTTGCAAGTGCAAATCAATGAAAAAGCAGGCATCACGTACGCCGCTGGGTTAAAAGCGGCGCTGCGCCATGACCCGGATGTGTTGATGGTCGGCGAGATCCGCGATCATGACACGGCGGCCATTGCCATCCGTTCAGCGTTGAGCGGCCATTTGGTCGTCTCGACGATGCATGCCGCCGATGCAGTCGGCGCCGTCTACCGGCTGCATGAATTCGGCATTCCGCTCGGCGATTTGGCCGAGACGCTGCTTGCGGTCTCTGCCCAGCGACTTGTCGAGCTTTGCTGCCCGCTGTGCGGCGACGATTGCCATCCATCGTGCGGCCGTCTTGGGCGACGCCGGCGCACGGCTGTTTATGAGTTGCTTTGTGGTTCAGCGCTGGAGGACGTGATTTGTTCCCTCTCCAATGAGAGAGGGAAGCCCAAGCGCTCTTATATGACGCTGGCTCGCTTGATCCGCAAGGGGATTGCGCTCGGCTACCTGCCCGTCCGCACGCTGGAGCACGTCGGAGGGGGAGAAAGATGA
- the comGF gene encoding competence type IV pilus minor pilin ComGF, whose translation MRVWQAVAAKENGFTMIEALLALAAAMAVAAVVPALLSVRLLAPEPTDAFSRLEWRLFLQQLQIELNETKQWSTGGRVLYLQKWSGKTVSFSVVASRAELIRQVNGAGNETALRHVRAVSYRAGARGIFLQVTADDGTVCEAFVARAF comes from the coding sequence GTGCGGGTATGGCAAGCGGTAGCGGCAAAAGAAAACGGGTTTACGATGATCGAAGCGTTGTTGGCGCTGGCGGCTGCGATGGCGGTGGCGGCGGTCGTTCCGGCGTTGTTGTCCGTCCGCTTGCTGGCTCCAGAGCCGACGGACGCGTTTTCCCGATTGGAATGGCGGCTGTTTTTGCAACAGCTGCAAATCGAGCTGAATGAAACGAAGCAATGGTCGACTGGCGGCCGTGTCCTCTATTTGCAAAAATGGAGCGGCAAAACGGTCAGTTTTTCTGTTGTTGCGTCAAGAGCCGAACTGATCCGTCAGGTGAACGGCGCTGGCAATGAAACGGCGCTCCGCCATGTGCGCGCTGTTTCGTATCGCGCCGGCGCCCGCGGGATATTTTTGCAAGTGACGGCTGATGACGGCACCGTTTGCGAGGCGTTTGTGGCGCGGGCGTTTTAG
- a CDS encoding DUF2626 family protein, translating into MDRMFRVLAFWTGIFAVMFYLGHMHTTSLIFFGQTVFFLFLGFLKLTERMYIYIFGAYLTIFFAAFTYWTTFMMVPGMGE; encoded by the coding sequence ATGGACCGCATGTTTCGCGTGCTCGCCTTTTGGACCGGCATTTTTGCTGTCATGTTTTACCTTGGCCATATGCATACGACGTCGCTCATCTTCTTTGGCCAAACGGTGTTTTTCCTGTTCCTCGGCTTTTTAAAGCTGACCGAGAGAATGTACATTTACATTTTCGGGGCGTATTTGACGATTTTCTTCGCGGCGTTTACGTATTGGACGACTTTTATGATGGTGCCCGGCATGGGGGAATAA
- a CDS encoding YqhG family protein — MQQHEIRRFVERYFAANGCTFVEANDDYLTVQLTAEMDKELMNRPFYWHYIERTGGVPQPMQLTLITCANERTDKLKGERLHFGAPRLHQLFRSAQKRGSFIRLYEEPSAPLDGNAALHPWLGMNVMISYECDRKKDEIVSLGLHLISGTIIESFHERLGERRLTPKIPDYCFTISPLIKPRSGIGRLEQYIRSRIAADNHAWADEARRRWADDLALLDEFYKDCEEKPECYYIEKEALEKQYKPRITVSVINGGLFYLLPRSS, encoded by the coding sequence ATGCAGCAACATGAAATCCGCCGCTTTGTCGAGCGTTATTTTGCTGCTAACGGCTGCACGTTTGTCGAGGCGAACGACGATTACCTCACCGTGCAGCTGACGGCGGAAATGGACAAAGAACTGATGAATCGGCCGTTTTACTGGCATTACATTGAGCGGACAGGCGGCGTCCCGCAGCCGATGCAACTGACGCTCATCACCTGCGCCAATGAACGAACAGACAAACTTAAAGGAGAACGCCTCCATTTCGGTGCGCCCCGATTGCATCAGCTGTTTCGCTCGGCGCAAAAACGCGGCAGCTTCATCCGCCTGTATGAGGAGCCAAGCGCGCCTTTGGACGGAAACGCCGCCCTCCATCCATGGCTCGGCATGAACGTCATGATTTCGTACGAATGCGACCGAAAAAAAGACGAAATCGTCTCCCTTGGCCTTCACCTCATTAGCGGAACGATCATAGAGTCCTTTCACGAGCGGCTCGGCGAGCGGCGGCTGACGCCGAAAATCCCGGACTATTGTTTCACGATCTCCCCGCTCATTAAACCGCGGAGCGGCATCGGCCGTCTCGAGCAATACATACGCAGCCGCATCGCCGCCGACAACCACGCGTGGGCGGATGAGGCACGCCGACGCTGGGCCGACGATTTGGCGTTGCTTGATGAATTTTACAAAGACTGCGAAGAAAAGCCGGAGTGCTATTATATTGAGAAGGAAGCGTTGGAAAAGCAGTACAAGCCGCGCATCACCGTTTCCGTCATCAACGGCGGACTGTTTTATTTGCTGCCCCGCTCATCGTGA
- a CDS encoding MBL fold metallo-hydrolase — MKWTRIPVGPIQANAYLLSSADRQCLIVDPGAEGAALVRRIEEKGLTPLAILLTHAHFDHIGGIPDVLARWDIPVYLHENEKQWLQDPALNGSLYFGGPVAVRCEPTCLKGPTVLNIGPFALDVRETPGHSPGSVSYYCKQANIVFSGDALFAGSIGRTDLPGGNHQQLLKSIHDELLTLPEETIVLSGHGPETTIAAEMDTNPFLHGFS; from the coding sequence ATGAAATGGACGCGTATTCCCGTCGGCCCGATTCAGGCCAACGCTTACTTGTTGTCGTCTGCAGACCGACAATGTCTAATCGTTGACCCCGGCGCGGAAGGCGCGGCGCTCGTCCGCCGGATTGAGGAAAAAGGGCTGACCCCGTTGGCGATTTTGCTGACGCATGCGCATTTTGACCATATTGGCGGCATCCCGGACGTGCTTGCCCGCTGGGACATTCCCGTGTATTTGCACGAAAATGAAAAACAATGGTTGCAAGATCCGGCATTGAATGGCTCGCTTTATTTCGGCGGTCCGGTCGCTGTCCGTTGCGAACCGACATGCCTTAAAGGGCCGACGGTGCTGAACATTGGTCCGTTTGCGTTGGATGTCCGCGAAACGCCGGGTCACTCCCCGGGCAGCGTCTCGTATTACTGCAAACAAGCCAATATTGTGTTTTCCGGCGATGCGCTGTTTGCCGGCAGCATCGGACGTACGGACTTGCCAGGCGGCAACCATCAGCAGCTGTTGAAAAGCATTCATGACGAACTGCTTACGCTGCCGGAGGAAACGATCGTTCTTTCAGGCCATGGGCCAGAGACGACGATCGCTGCGGAGATGGATACAAATCCGTTTTTGCATGGGTTTTCGTAA
- the comGC gene encoding competence type IV pilus major pilin ComGC has translation MNQKGFTLIEMLIVMMVISVLLLIAIPNITKHNSMINSKGCEAFLNTVQAQVKAYEMEHNKIPTVQELLAGRYIKSDKCPNGHAIQISANGDVSESGS, from the coding sequence ATGAATCAAAAGGGATTCACATTGATCGAGATGTTGATCGTTATGATGGTGATTTCTGTTCTGCTACTGATTGCCATTCCGAATATTACAAAGCACAACAGCATGATCAATTCGAAAGGATGCGAGGCGTTTTTGAACACCGTGCAAGCGCAGGTGAAAGCGTATGAAATGGAACATAACAAAATTCCGACCGTGCAGGAATTGCTCGCTGGCCGCTATATCAAGTCGGACAAATGTCCAAACGGTCACGCGATCCAAATCAGCGCGAACGGTGATGTGAGTGAAAGTGGCTCGTAA
- a CDS encoding YqzE family protein, whose amino-acid sequence MAVNDYVKFVTQQFVAYMDLPKEERRQRRQVRKQEKLPLSYRLFGMVPLSLRLLFRRRP is encoded by the coding sequence ATGGCGGTCAACGATTATGTCAAGTTTGTCACCCAACAGTTTGTCGCCTACATGGACTTGCCGAAAGAGGAGCGGAGGCAGCGGCGTCAGGTGCGGAAACAAGAGAAGCTTCCCCTTTCATACCGCTTGTTTGGCATGGTGCCGCTTTCGCTTCGCTTGCTGTTTCGGCGCCGCCCGTAG
- the comGD gene encoding competence type IV pilus minor pilin ComGD, whose translation MARNGGFTLLEMLIVFSVVLVLAALAVPTLGSAVRHQEEMYMLAVLRADLYGAQQHAIARRVNVAVFFTDGGAGYKAIDAASGRQVVARSLPSPWRFRFGTLRNPLIFTDNGNIEQAGTIWIGGGSMTYKVTFLLGKGRFYVQKM comes from the coding sequence GTGGCTCGTAACGGCGGGTTTACGCTACTTGAGATGCTGATCGTTTTCTCGGTGGTGCTGGTGCTTGCCGCCCTGGCTGTTCCTACGCTTGGCAGCGCTGTGCGTCATCAAGAGGAGATGTATATGCTGGCTGTGCTGCGCGCGGATTTGTATGGCGCGCAGCAGCATGCCATCGCTCGGCGGGTGAATGTAGCCGTTTTTTTTACCGACGGTGGCGCTGGGTACAAGGCGATTGATGCAGCGAGCGGCCGGCAGGTTGTCGCTCGTTCGCTCCCTTCTCCGTGGCGGTTTCGGTTCGGCACGTTGCGCAATCCGCTCATTTTTACCGACAACGGCAACATTGAACAAGCTGGAACTATTTGGATAGGAGGTGGCTCAATGACTTATAAAGTCACCTTTTTGCTAGGGAAAGGGCGATTTTATGTGCAAAAAATGTAG
- a CDS encoding type II secretion system protein, whose amino-acid sequence MCKKCSAGFLLVEALFALALLWTTAAVLLPLLTQMAHERNSLILEEKARRLLAIALYEEPLAGETMIADGRTVFQLQASDEGGRMWKVCVRWNDYAGREMERCGYGKR is encoded by the coding sequence ATGTGCAAAAAATGTAGCGCCGGATTTTTGCTTGTTGAAGCATTGTTCGCTTTGGCGCTGTTATGGACGACAGCAGCTGTTCTTCTTCCACTGTTGACGCAAATGGCGCATGAGCGCAACAGCCTCATTCTCGAAGAGAAAGCGCGCCGGCTGTTGGCCATCGCGTTGTATGAGGAGCCGCTTGCCGGAGAAACCATGATTGCTGATGGACGCACGGTATTTCAGCTGCAAGCGAGCGATGAAGGAGGGCGAATGTGGAAAGTATGCGTGCGTTGGAACGATTACGCCGGCCGCGAGATGGAGCGGTGCGGGTATGGCAAGCGGTAG
- a CDS encoding ROK family glucokinase — translation MEPWLVGIDLGGTTIKMAFVTTEGDIVHKWEIPTNTANHGEYIVADIARSLERTLVQLGGTKERLFAAGIGAPGPVEEETGMLYETVNIGWTNYPLKQRLEEAIGLPVAVDNDANLAALGEMWKGAGGGARHLLFVTLGTGVGGGVIANGAIVRGINGAGGEIGHMTMIPDGGARCNCGKTGCLETIASATGIVRIAKEKLTADERPSELRNGDVTAKAVFDAAKTGDALALEVVDEATYYLGWALANAANVTNPEKIVIGGGVSKAGDMLVERVAAHFRRFAFPRVAAGAELVLATLGNDAGVIGAAWLAKELAGA, via the coding sequence ATGGAACCATGGTTGGTAGGCATTGACCTCGGGGGCACGACAATCAAAATGGCGTTTGTCACCACCGAGGGTGACATCGTGCACAAATGGGAAATTCCGACGAACACCGCCAATCACGGTGAGTATATCGTCGCTGACATTGCCCGGTCGCTTGAAAGGACGCTTGTTCAGCTCGGCGGAACGAAAGAGAGGCTGTTTGCCGCCGGCATCGGCGCCCCCGGGCCGGTCGAAGAGGAAACCGGCATGTTGTATGAGACGGTCAATATTGGATGGACGAATTACCCGCTGAAACAACGGCTGGAAGAAGCAATAGGGCTGCCTGTGGCGGTTGATAATGACGCCAATCTCGCAGCGCTTGGCGAGATGTGGAAAGGAGCAGGGGGAGGAGCGCGCCATTTGTTGTTTGTGACGCTTGGCACCGGCGTTGGCGGCGGTGTGATTGCCAACGGCGCCATCGTGCGCGGCATAAACGGCGCCGGCGGAGAGATCGGACACATGACGATGATTCCTGATGGCGGCGCCCGCTGCAACTGCGGCAAAACCGGATGTTTGGAAACGATTGCGTCCGCCACCGGCATCGTGCGGATCGCCAAGGAGAAATTGACCGCAGATGAGCGTCCGAGTGAGCTTCGCAACGGGGATGTGACGGCCAAAGCGGTGTTTGACGCCGCCAAAACGGGTGATGCGTTGGCATTGGAAGTGGTCGATGAAGCAACGTACTATCTTGGTTGGGCGTTGGCGAATGCCGCCAATGTGACGAATCCGGAGAAAATTGTGATCGGCGGCGGCGTGTCCAAGGCGGGTGACATGCTTGTCGAGCGCGTGGCCGCCCATTTCCGCCGCTTCGCGTTCCCGCGCGTTGCCGCTGGGGCGGAGCTGGTTTTAGCGACACTGGGCAATGATGCCGGCGTCATCGGCGCCGCTTGGCTGGCAAAAGAGCTTGCCGGCGCGTAA
- a CDS encoding YqgQ family protein — protein sequence MKTVYDVQQLLKQFGTIIYVGDRLADLELMEEEVKELYQSQLIDAKQLQAALFILRHEAQIEREKRMKKG from the coding sequence ATGAAGACCGTATATGACGTTCAGCAGCTGTTGAAGCAGTTTGGCACGATCATTTACGTAGGCGATCGGCTTGCTGATTTGGAGCTGATGGAAGAGGAAGTGAAAGAGCTGTACCAGTCTCAGCTGATCGATGCGAAACAGCTGCAAGCCGCTTTGTTTATTTTGCGGCACGAAGCGCAAATCGAGCGGGAAAAAAGGATGAAAAAAGGATGA
- the comGB gene encoding competence type IV pilus assembly protein ComGB: MKRKMWPLAEQALFFTRLGRLLERGYPLGQALEFLAIQAPTHRRLEVERCLQQLRAGLPLFAAVETLSVDRMAVNLLFFAERHGDLPRGMAETGEALAQKARFHEQLRRFSRYPLFLLSLLIIMLVLMEWWLLPQFERAAAAFSPQRGHTAWLLAVIAHAPMAMAAIAVLAVFSGLFYAACFRRWPVSRKLQFALRIPGLASFLRLFLTCLTARQLGRLLQAGLSVYDALGVFSEPSSWPFLQMEGRRLREGLLRGTTLDDLIGTARYYEPELALVIRHGQSNGELGKELEHYSEFLLQVMEQRIESVLKRMQPLLLALVGSFVVGMYLAILLPMFSMLNGM, from the coding sequence ATGAAGCGCAAAATGTGGCCGCTCGCTGAACAGGCATTGTTTTTCACCCGGCTCGGCCGGTTGCTCGAGCGCGGTTACCCCCTTGGACAAGCGCTTGAGTTTTTGGCCATCCAGGCTCCAACACACCGCCGGCTGGAAGTGGAACGCTGTCTGCAACAGCTGCGCGCCGGGTTGCCGCTGTTTGCGGCTGTCGAAACGCTGTCGGTCGACCGCATGGCGGTTAACCTTCTCTTTTTTGCCGAACGGCATGGCGATTTACCGCGCGGCATGGCAGAGACAGGGGAAGCGCTGGCGCAAAAAGCGCGCTTCCACGAGCAGCTGCGTCGCTTCAGCCGCTATCCGCTGTTCCTTCTTTCTTTGCTCATCATCATGCTCGTCTTGATGGAATGGTGGCTGCTGCCGCAGTTTGAACGGGCAGCGGCGGCGTTTTCCCCACAACGCGGGCACACCGCTTGGCTGCTTGCGGTGATCGCCCATGCCCCTATGGCGATGGCGGCCATCGCCGTCTTGGCGGTGTTCTCCGGGCTGTTTTACGCCGCTTGTTTCCGCCGCTGGCCGGTCTCCCGAAAACTTCAATTCGCTTTGCGAATTCCAGGACTTGCTTCGTTTCTGAGACTGTTCCTCACCTGCCTGACCGCCCGACAGCTCGGGCGCTTGCTGCAGGCCGGGTTGTCGGTTTATGATGCGCTTGGCGTGTTCAGCGAGCCGTCGTCCTGGCCATTTTTGCAAATGGAAGGCCGGCGCCTTCGTGAGGGGCTCTTGCGGGGTACGACGCTCGACGATCTCATTGGGACGGCCCGTTATTATGAACCCGAGCTGGCGCTTGTCATCCGCCACGGCCAGTCGAATGGCGAGCTTGGCAAAGAACTTGAACATTACAGCGAGTTTTTGCTGCAGGTGATGGAACAACGAATCGAGTCGGTCTTAAAACGCATGCAGCCGCTTTTATTGGCTCTCGTTGGTTCGTTTGTCGTCGGCATGTATTTGGCGATTTTGTTGCCGATGTTTTCTATGTTGAATGGAATGTAA
- a CDS encoding DUF2759 domain-containing protein yields MGTVIIFALVTLLALYGMLRTLREKNVLGFLFGLATAAVFGWFTIMTILDHGIPTGMH; encoded by the coding sequence ATGGGTACGGTCATTATTTTTGCACTTGTGACGCTGCTTGCCCTTTATGGAATGCTCCGTACATTGCGCGAGAAAAACGTGCTCGGATTTTTGTTTGGACTTGCCACTGCCGCTGTATTCGGCTGGTTTACCATCATGACCATTTTGGATCACGGCATTCCAACCGGCATGCACTGA
- a CDS encoding class I SAM-dependent methyltransferase, with protein sequence MDRLYEQIAAAPGGRVSYADYMQMALYDERFGYYMRERAKIGKEGDFFTNSSFAPVFGKALASLWVRMVEHSGLPPAVCEWGGGDGRLALSVLEEWKKKSPHTYDRLSYTIVDQSPFHRRRQRETLQPVAEKVEQYDDVSRWLAERGPFSGIVFSNEFFDAFPVHVIVKEGGVLYECFVAARDGRLVEEKAPLCRPAIVRYLNERGLDLAEGQRLEVPLAMKAFWLEVGTLFHQAVMVTIDYGYTDEQLRAPARRHGSLRGYFRHQLVADPLRHPGEMDLTSHVQWDAFRLYARQAGWEEVAFVRQDRFLLAAGLLHEWNVSEGGDFFSPASRQNRMIRALIADDGVSRFFDVLILQKEMSLSARDFWPAPEFLPAD encoded by the coding sequence ATGGATCGATTGTACGAACAGATTGCCGCGGCGCCGGGCGGGCGGGTGTCGTACGCCGATTACATGCAGATGGCTCTTTACGACGAACGATTCGGCTACTATATGCGAGAGCGGGCGAAAATCGGCAAGGAAGGCGATTTTTTTACGAACAGCTCATTCGCGCCGGTGTTTGGCAAAGCGCTTGCTTCGCTTTGGGTTCGGATGGTGGAACACAGCGGCCTGCCGCCGGCTGTTTGCGAGTGGGGGGGCGGAGATGGAAGATTGGCGCTTTCGGTATTGGAAGAATGGAAGAAAAAAAGTCCACACACATACGACCGCTTGTCGTATACGATCGTCGACCAAAGCCCGTTCCACCGCCGGCGCCAGCGCGAAACGCTTCAACCCGTCGCCGAGAAGGTGGAGCAATATGACGATGTCTCTCGCTGGCTGGCCGAGCGTGGGCCGTTTTCCGGCATCGTGTTTAGCAACGAATTTTTTGATGCGTTTCCCGTTCACGTCATTGTAAAGGAAGGCGGGGTTTTGTACGAATGTTTTGTCGCCGCCCGAGATGGCCGGCTCGTTGAAGAAAAGGCGCCGCTTTGCCGTCCCGCTATTGTCCGCTATTTAAATGAGCGTGGATTGGATCTTGCTGAAGGGCAAAGGCTTGAGGTGCCTCTCGCGATGAAGGCGTTTTGGCTCGAGGTTGGGACGCTGTTTCATCAGGCAGTGATGGTGACGATCGACTATGGCTATACGGACGAACAGTTGCGCGCCCCGGCGCGGCGGCATGGAAGCTTGCGCGGATATTTCCGTCATCAACTTGTTGCCGACCCGCTTCGCCATCCGGGGGAGATGGACTTGACGAGCCATGTACAATGGGATGCGTTTCGCTTGTACGCCCGTCAGGCTGGGTGGGAGGAAGTGGCGTTCGTTCGCCAAGACCGGTTTTTGCTCGCGGCCGGCCTTTTGCATGAATGGAACGTTTCAGAAGGCGGTGATTTTTTTTCACCGGCAAGCCGCCAAAATCGAATGATCCGCGCGCTGATCGCCGACGATGGCGTCAGCCGCTTTTTTGACGTGCTTATCTTGCAGAAAGAGATGAGTCTCTCCGCGCGCGACTTTTGGCCAGCGCCCGAGTTTTTGCCGGCCGATTAA
- a CDS encoding M14 family metallopeptidase, whose translation MHVQAWPGDTFEKYGRWFSVPTELIIDANPHVEKGGLSSGQTVVIPGYTTIDKWEVLADCLSLPTEVLRRLPGAMAVINGTAPLPKRISSPVVRSVRPYDFAALMEDITALICHYPFVRQRTIGHSVLGLPLVELQIGRGPVRVHMNGSFHANEWITTAVIMAFIDEYVRALVNDDELAGHRVLDYYHKVTLSIVPMVNPDGVNLVLNGPPKEEPHRSEVVCINGGSLDFSQWKANIRGVDLNNQFPANWEIEQARKPPKAPAPRDFPGFSPLTEPEAKAMAALAESGDFAMVVAFHTQGKEIYWGYEGFEPPEAEATVQAMAEASGYQAVRYIDSHAGYRDWFIQTWKRRGYTVELGEGVNPLPLSQFAQIYRDSLGLFLAALKMA comes from the coding sequence ATGCATGTTCAAGCATGGCCCGGCGATACGTTTGAGAAATATGGACGATGGTTTTCCGTGCCGACTGAGTTGATCATCGACGCGAACCCGCACGTGGAAAAGGGAGGATTGAGTTCGGGGCAGACCGTTGTGATTCCAGGATATACGACGATCGATAAGTGGGAAGTGCTCGCTGACTGCCTGTCGCTGCCGACGGAGGTGCTGCGGCGGCTGCCGGGAGCGATGGCGGTCATCAACGGAACAGCGCCGCTGCCGAAGCGGATTTCGTCTCCGGTCGTCCGCAGCGTCCGTCCGTATGATTTTGCCGCTTTGATGGAGGATATCACCGCCCTCATCTGTCACTACCCGTTTGTGCGCCAGCGGACGATCGGCCATAGTGTTCTCGGCTTGCCGCTCGTTGAACTGCAAATCGGCCGCGGGCCGGTACGCGTGCATATGAACGGATCGTTCCATGCGAATGAGTGGATCACAACGGCTGTGATCATGGCGTTCATCGACGAGTACGTCAGGGCGCTGGTTAACGATGACGAGCTTGCTGGCCATCGGGTGCTTGATTATTACCATAAAGTGACTCTTTCCATTGTGCCGATGGTGAACCCTGACGGCGTCAATCTTGTGCTGAACGGCCCGCCGAAAGAAGAACCGCATCGGAGCGAAGTTGTCTGCATCAACGGTGGGTCGCTCGATTTTTCGCAATGGAAAGCGAACATCCGCGGCGTTGATTTAAACAATCAATTCCCAGCTAATTGGGAAATTGAACAGGCCCGCAAACCGCCGAAAGCGCCGGCACCCCGCGATTTTCCCGGTTTTTCCCCACTTACCGAGCCGGAGGCGAAAGCGATGGCGGCGCTCGCCGAGTCGGGCGATTTTGCGATGGTTGTCGCGTTTCATACACAAGGCAAGGAAATTTATTGGGGGTATGAAGGGTTCGAGCCGCCGGAGGCGGAGGCAACGGTTCAGGCGATGGCTGAAGCAAGCGGCTACCAGGCGGTTCGCTACATTGACAGTCATGCCGGCTACCGCGATTGGTTCATTCAAACGTGGAAGCGGCGCGGCTACACCGTAGAGCTCGGCGAGGGCGTCAATCCGTTGCCCCTCTCGCAGTTTGCGCAAATATATCGCGACAGCCTCGGCCTGTTTTTAGCAGCGCTCAAAATGGCATAA